GCTACAAGGGCTTTATATAGTTCACTGCCTGCTTCTTCAGAAAAAATACCCATGCTTGATGTCTGGTCCTGAACCAGCACAAGCGAGGGGTTTTCTTCGCTTATGGTCTGTGTAATCGTGGTATAGGGAGAAGCAAGGGCAAGCACAAGCAGGAAAGCTACAAGCATTCTCCATTCTACAAGTTTCGTTTTTGTCTTCCGCAGGAAATAGAATCCCGCAATAATAACAGGGATTATCAGGAAGAGCATCTCTGGATGTTCAAGCGAGAGGTTCATAATTCACCTCGCTGTCGCACAATAAGGATTTCAAGCAGTATTAGCAGGAACAAAACTCCTATCAGGTAGTTGGTAATGTCATTCTTGGCAGTGTAAGTATCAGCCCTCACAAGTTTGGGCTCATCGTCCGAAACAGCCCTTTTCATCAATTCCGAGGCGTCAACCGTAGTATTCGATTCCCTGTCATTGTACAGATTGACTGCAATTCTTTTACCTGCAAGTTCATAGATTCCGGCTTCGTCAAAAAGAATGCGGTTTGAAGTGAAGGTCTTTGTAGGCGTACGGATTTCCTCGGTTTTCGAAAGTGAGGTCAGTGAACCGGTTTTCAGGTTGTATTCCGAGATATCGCCTGCTCCTCCAAGCCACTGGACAAGTTTTATCCAGAAAACGGGGTACTCGGGCAGGTTATGGAAATTGTTCCAGGAATTTTCCCCAAGCTCATCGCTCAGCCCCATATAAAAAACCGTTCCACTGCCTACCTGCCAATAACTCAGTAAAGGGACATTGTTTTCTTTCAGTGCTACCAGAGTTGTCGAGCCTGTCCTTTCAGTTGCATTCAAGTATCTGCGTACCGAGATTTCGTCACTCCTTATATCCTTCGTAATGCTACTCTTCAGGACTTCTTCAACCTCAAGTCCGTTTTCGGCGTCCTCAAGCCTCTGAGGTTTCACAGGCAGGATCTTAATAAGGTCGACCTCCGTTTTCTCGGGAACCAGGGCTCCACTTACAATAAATACCGCATTGCCTCCGTTCCTGACATAGCTTTCTATTCTTTCTACCGAGTTATTCCCTATAGGGGTCTCTTTCTGCGCAAGCACGACAAGTGTGTAATTATCAAGCTCAGCAGGCACGGATTCTGAAACGGTCATGTTACTGTTCGGGAGCAGGGAGAGTGCGGTTTTCGAAGGCAGCTTTCCGTTATCGGTAATATAGAGTATGCGCTGGTTT
This region of Methanosarcina flavescens genomic DNA includes:
- a CDS encoding vWA domain-containing protein codes for the protein MPFENPFALVALLSVIPLIIIYMLRPKPTVLAIPTLMFVLKLERERKRVYASLTKIVQDPLFLVQLLVLILLSIAAAGYYYNSEEPLSGEHTVLILDTSASMQVDSRFEDAVGIADGYVSKKNSIILASDMPLTVLKGGSASAAHDIFKKIRPSAGTADLSAAITTGMRALSTEGGRIIVVSDFTNSKGDDPVASKNLAESYGIKVNFIKVGNPADNIGIINGWIEAMDGNYGYTGVIKNYRNSNQKVEIETGRGTSGNASTSFTLDVPAGGTNQFTLGNLGPGLTTVRLNVEDSLPVDNKAYISIPETSNQRILYITDNGKLPSKTALSLLPNSNMTVSESVPAELDNYTLVVLAQKETPIGNNSVERIESYVRNGGNAVFIVSGALVPEKTEVDLIKILPVKPQRLEDAENGLEVEEVLKSSITKDIRSDEISVRRYLNATERTGSTTLVALKENNVPLLSYWQVGSGTVFYMGLSDELGENSWNNFHNLPEYPVFWIKLVQWLGGAGDISEYNLKTGSLTSLSKTEEIRTPTKTFTSNRILFDEAGIYELAGKRIAVNLYNDRESNTTVDASELMKRAVSDDEPKLVRADTYTAKNDITNYLIGVLFLLILLEILIVRQRGEL